A genome region from Acidobacteriota bacterium includes the following:
- a CDS encoding site-2 protease family protein has protein sequence MASFLQMIVVFILVLGAMVVIHEFGHFIVAKFFGIRVDVFSVGFGKRLWGFRKGDTDYRISLIPLGGYVKMAGENLDEQRTGADHEFMSKPKWQRLCVAVAGPMMNILTALAIPAAMAMIHHDVPAYLNQPALVKAVEPNLPAERAGLRPGDLIVRIDGINNPTWQDLEDHIAVNPEQDLPLVVARDGETLQITLHVGSRAFDQEKIGYSGLKANDERITVRDVAPGEPAEVAGLKPGDNIIAVNGKRVEQSEYGTMDVISAIRNSVDKPLTLTVRRDDGSVVDIQATPRLNDGELRLGFTQTITGREMVNQRLSLVAAIKFSIDENIRIVKLTKTALAQVFVGKRSASETLTGPVGIAQIVGQAAQAGSEQVFRLMAILSLNLGVFNLLPIPVLDGGLIFMLGLEALLGLFGLTLSLRIKERMMQVGLVMLMLLMGFVIVNDILKRIPGRGPSPQQTEQPANR, from the coding sequence TTGGCAAGTTTTTTGCAGATGATAGTAGTTTTTATCCTCGTGCTCGGTGCGATGGTTGTAATACACGAGTTCGGGCATTTCATCGTCGCCAAGTTTTTCGGAATTCGAGTCGACGTATTCAGCGTTGGATTTGGCAAGCGACTCTGGGGATTTCGCAAGGGCGACACCGACTATCGCATCAGCCTCATACCGCTGGGTGGCTACGTCAAGATGGCCGGCGAGAACCTTGATGAGCAGCGGACCGGCGCGGACCATGAATTCATGTCCAAACCCAAATGGCAGCGATTGTGCGTTGCTGTTGCCGGTCCAATGATGAACATCCTGACAGCGCTTGCCATACCTGCGGCGATGGCGATGATTCACCACGATGTGCCGGCCTATCTGAACCAGCCCGCCCTGGTCAAAGCCGTCGAGCCGAATTTACCGGCCGAACGCGCCGGCCTGCGGCCAGGCGACTTGATCGTCAGGATCGACGGCATCAATAACCCAACGTGGCAGGACCTTGAAGACCATATCGCGGTTAACCCCGAACAGGATCTTCCTCTCGTCGTAGCGCGCGACGGCGAGACCCTGCAAATCACGCTGCACGTGGGGTCACGCGCTTTCGATCAGGAGAAGATCGGATACTCCGGGCTTAAAGCGAATGACGAGCGAATCACGGTCAGGGATGTAGCCCCAGGCGAGCCCGCGGAGGTCGCCGGTTTGAAACCGGGTGACAACATCATCGCGGTCAACGGGAAGCGCGTCGAGCAGAGTGAATACGGGACTATGGACGTGATCAGCGCGATTCGAAATAGCGTCGACAAGCCTCTAACTCTCACGGTCCGGCGGGACGACGGGAGTGTGGTAGATATTCAAGCGACTCCGCGACTGAACGACGGGGAGTTGCGATTGGGCTTCACCCAGACGATAACCGGCCGCGAGATGGTGAATCAGCGCTTGTCGCTGGTCGCCGCGATCAAGTTCTCGATCGACGAGAACATTCGGATAGTCAAATTGACAAAGACGGCGCTTGCTCAGGTGTTTGTAGGCAAACGCTCCGCGAGCGAAACGCTGACTGGTCCAGTCGGGATTGCTCAGATAGTTGGACAGGCTGCTCAGGCCGGTTCGGAACAGGTTTTCCGGTTGATGGCAATACTCTCGCTGAACCTTGGCGTCTTCAACTTGTTGCCCATACCGGTGCTCGACGGCGGACTGATATTCATGCTTGGGCTCGAAGCGCTTCTGGGCCTGTTCGGGTTAACGCTAAGCCTGCGCATCAAAGAACGAATGATGCAGGTTGGACTGGTTATGTTGATGCTGTTGATGGGTTTCGTTATTGTCAACGACATCTTGAAACGGATCCCCGGCCGAGGCCCGTCGCCGCAGCAGACAGAGCAGCCCGCGAATAGATAG
- a CDS encoding C4-type zinc ribbon domain-containing protein → MSPELNQLIELQELDLEIQRISDRLSRIPEERDRTENEFKQHAAEFLDLKSKHERTLEDRKLLEAELATTQQNHEKFERDKTKVQNEKEYTAVLREIDTARKHISALETEIIKRMEEIETFDAELAVKTPGVERLRAEVDLSLAALQKEQEEADHVLVEFGERRKKLAGQMPRHLFSTYERMSRLGRGQALAEVRSNGICSACRVRVRPKIFSDVRKGDQLIICENCGRILYYRDQTSQSAGAATPD, encoded by the coding sequence GTGAGCCCTGAATTGAATCAGCTCATTGAGCTCCAGGAACTCGATCTAGAGATACAGCGTATATCGGACCGCCTTTCGAGAATACCGGAAGAACGGGATAGGACAGAAAACGAATTCAAACAGCACGCCGCTGAGTTCCTGGACCTGAAGAGCAAGCACGAACGAACCCTCGAAGACCGCAAGCTGCTAGAAGCCGAACTGGCCACCACCCAACAAAACCACGAGAAGTTTGAGCGCGACAAAACGAAAGTGCAGAACGAGAAGGAGTATACCGCCGTCTTGCGCGAGATTGACACTGCTCGAAAACACATCAGCGCGCTGGAAACCGAAATCATCAAGCGGATGGAGGAGATTGAAACGTTTGACGCCGAGCTTGCCGTCAAAACACCCGGCGTCGAGCGATTGCGCGCCGAGGTTGATCTGAGTCTGGCCGCGTTGCAAAAGGAACAAGAGGAAGCTGACCACGTGTTGGTTGAATTCGGCGAGCGCAGAAAGAAGCTGGCGGGTCAGATGCCAAGACACCTTTTCTCCACCTACGAGCGGATGTCACGTCTGGGGCGAGGACAGGCCCTGGCTGAGGTTCGCAGCAACGGCATCTGCTCAGCATGCAGAGTAAGGGTCCGTCCCAAAATATTCAGCGACGTCCGCAAAGGCGATCAGTTGATTATTTGTGAGAACTGCGGCCGGATTCTTTACTACCGTGACCAGACTTCTCAGTCAGCGGGAGCTGCAACGCCTGACTAA
- a CDS encoding radical SAM protein, whose protein sequence is MRKLRIGVIDLVSKGPTRAMFARVMNANFAAIMPQVIAVWCEQQGHDVTLVCYTGFENLVDELPDNVDLVFIGAFTEAAQLAYALSNVFRSRGAITALGGPHARCYPQDALKYFDYVLGFTDEAAVRDVLQDCSEHRPAGIRVAAKQQPAALPGVRERWKYIEPTLKKAPLIKMVPMIGSLGCPYTCSFCIDSVIPYQPLNVDVIKEDLRFLLQQFKRPLVGWHDPNFGVRFNDIMDAIEEAVPPDSIDFIAESSLSLLSEPHLKRLKQNGFKALLPGIESWYDLGDKSKTGKMKGMDKVRQVSDHVNMILRYMPYIQTNFVLGLDVDEGEEPFELTKRFVDLAPGAFPGYSLLSAFGQAAPLNLEYQRANRVLPFPFQFLNNNQAMNVKPKNYSWPDFYERVIDLVKYTYSWRAIFNRYRATKTMIPRWMNVVRAVSSEGFGRIKYHSEVRRRLDTDRQFRRYFERETTELPQFYVDLARKDLGPLWEWLPEGAMDHDPNAYLKSMIA, encoded by the coding sequence ATGAGAAAGCTTCGTATCGGAGTCATCGACCTCGTCTCCAAAGGACCTACTCGCGCAATGTTCGCGCGCGTGATGAATGCCAATTTCGCGGCGATCATGCCCCAGGTAATAGCGGTATGGTGCGAGCAACAAGGTCACGACGTCACTCTTGTGTGCTACACAGGGTTTGAGAATCTGGTTGACGAGTTACCCGACAATGTGGACCTCGTCTTCATAGGCGCGTTCACCGAGGCTGCGCAGCTCGCGTACGCGCTCAGCAATGTGTTCCGTTCGAGGGGCGCGATCACCGCGCTGGGCGGCCCCCACGCCCGCTGCTACCCGCAAGACGCACTGAAGTACTTCGACTACGTACTCGGATTCACCGACGAAGCGGCGGTCCGTGATGTTCTGCAAGACTGCTCGGAGCACCGGCCCGCTGGAATACGCGTCGCGGCGAAGCAGCAACCGGCGGCGCTTCCCGGAGTGCGCGAGCGGTGGAAGTACATCGAGCCGACTCTCAAGAAGGCGCCGCTGATAAAGATGGTCCCGATGATTGGCAGCCTGGGCTGTCCTTATACGTGCAGCTTTTGTATCGACTCGGTCATACCGTATCAGCCGCTCAATGTCGATGTGATCAAGGAAGACCTGCGATTTCTGCTGCAGCAGTTCAAGCGGCCGCTGGTCGGTTGGCACGATCCAAACTTCGGTGTTCGGTTCAACGACATTATGGATGCGATCGAGGAAGCCGTGCCGCCAGACAGCATCGATTTCATCGCCGAAAGCAGCTTGTCGCTTCTGTCCGAGCCGCATCTGAAGCGGCTCAAACAGAATGGATTCAAAGCACTGTTGCCGGGCATAGAGTCCTGGTACGACCTGGGCGATAAATCGAAGACCGGGAAAATGAAAGGGATGGACAAAGTCAGGCAGGTCTCCGATCACGTCAACATGATTCTGAGATACATGCCTTACATCCAGACGAACTTTGTACTGGGCCTGGACGTGGACGAAGGAGAAGAACCGTTTGAGCTGACCAAGCGTTTTGTGGACCTGGCGCCGGGCGCGTTTCCCGGCTATTCCCTGCTGTCAGCGTTTGGACAAGCTGCGCCGCTGAATTTGGAATACCAGCGCGCCAATCGTGTTTTGCCATTTCCGTTTCAGTTCTTGAACAACAATCAAGCGATGAACGTGAAGCCAAAGAACTATTCGTGGCCTGACTTCTACGAGCGGGTGATCGATCTGGTCAAGTATACATACTCGTGGCGGGCGATCTTCAATCGCTACCGGGCGACCAAGACCATGATCCCGCGGTGGATGAACGTAGTGCGCGCGGTGTCTTCGGAAGGTTTTGGAAGAATCAAGTACCACAGCGAAGTGCGTCGCCGGCTGGACACTGACCGGCAGTTCCGGCGCTACTTCGAACGCGAGACGACCGAGCTTCCGCAGTTTTATGTAGACCTCGCGCGAAAGGATCTTGGGCCATTGTGGGAATGGCTCCCGGAGGGCGCGATGGATCACGATCCCAACGCCTATCTAAAATCGATGATTGCTTGA
- a CDS encoding NAD(+)/NADH kinase produces the protein MAQQPPARIGIITKPNEPRAAELAARIAEWAADHEINLFVNDRVKDLLPGTFSASAREIADNCDVLIVLGGDGTMIATARLVGGRGTPVLGINLGTLGYLTEFAIDEAIPALEFVVRGEYEIVQRMMLDWRVLRDGDQVGAGTALNDVVVNKSALARIIDIDCWVGAHYVTGYRSDGLIIATPTGSTAYNLAAGGPIIFPSAEAISICPICPHTLTNRPLVLPFNVDIKLQMNTREQEVMLTADGQTGLPLMAGDRVEIRRSAKTFNTVCAKDRDYFEILRSKLKWSGR, from the coding sequence ATGGCCCAGCAACCACCAGCGCGAATCGGTATCATCACCAAGCCAAACGAACCGCGCGCGGCGGAGCTTGCGGCGCGCATCGCGGAATGGGCGGCTGATCACGAAATCAACCTGTTCGTAAACGACCGCGTTAAAGATTTGCTGCCCGGCACCTTCTCCGCTTCGGCAAGAGAGATCGCCGACAACTGCGATGTGCTGATCGTGCTGGGAGGAGACGGCACGATGATCGCGACAGCACGCCTCGTAGGGGGACGCGGGACACCAGTCCTTGGCATCAACCTCGGGACGCTTGGTTACCTGACGGAGTTCGCTATCGACGAGGCGATCCCGGCGCTGGAGTTCGTGGTTCGCGGTGAGTACGAGATCGTCCAGCGAATGATGCTCGACTGGCGAGTGCTTCGCGATGGCGACCAGGTGGGCGCGGGCACGGCGCTCAATGACGTCGTCGTCAACAAATCAGCGCTGGCCCGGATCATAGACATTGACTGCTGGGTTGGCGCCCACTATGTCACCGGATACCGGTCGGATGGCCTGATCATCGCGACGCCCACCGGCTCGACCGCCTACAACCTCGCCGCCGGCGGACCGATCATCTTTCCGAGCGCTGAAGCGATTTCCATCTGTCCGATTTGTCCTCACACCCTCACGAATCGGCCTCTGGTGCTTCCCTTCAACGTCGATATCAAGCTCCAGATGAACACGCGCGAGCAGGAGGTCATGCTGACCGCCGACGGCCAGACGGGTCTGCCGTTGATGGCCGGCGATAGAGTCGAGATACGACGAAGCGCGAAGACCTTCAACACAGTGTGCGCGAAAGACCGCGATTACTTCGAGATCCTGCGAAGCAAACTGAAATGGAGCGGCAGGTAG